A region of the Stieleria neptunia genome:
GATCAAACCGTTGACCGTCTGGTGCCACCAGGGCGACAGCTGGCGATCGTAGTGGCCGTAACGGGTGCCGTACGCCACGTCGGCCTCCCCGGCAATCAGCGGTTGCAGCAGGTAGCGAAAATCAGACGGATCGTATTCACGGTCGGCGTCTTGGATCACCACGATGTCTCCGCTGGCTTGTTCAAAGCCACTGCGGATCGCCGCGCCTTTGCCCCGGTTCTTTTCGTGTGCGATCACGATCACGTCGGCGTCCTGCTTCAGCGTCGACATCGCTTCAAGCGTTCCGTCCTTGCTGCCGTCATCGATCAAGATGATTTGCATCGGCAAGCCGGTCGCGCGGAGCCGATCGACGACCGAGGTGACCGTGCCACTTTCATTGAACACCGGAACGACGACCGACAGCAGGAACCCTTCAGGCAATTCAAAGATGGCGAGTTTACGACAGGCGTCTTCCCCTAGCTGGGTACGCATCCGGCGAACATAGTCGGTCCCCCAAAACGAGCCATCATTGACTTGGCCATTGGGATCATCCGATGCAACCATGCCGTGCCGGTTCGGCGGATCGATCGGCGATTCATCGGGGGGATCGTGCATGAAGTTGACTGTGAAACGCGAAACAAACCGGACACCTCAAGCAATGTTAGTCGATCCTACGAAGCTTCGCACCGACGACATTCGGCAAGCGAATCAATGGAGCTGGTCGCTTCGTCTTTTTGTTTACCCCGCCTGCATGACGGTTCAACCTGATCGCAATTGGGTTGCCTCCGCGGCGCAAAAAAAAACGATGTGATTTGTCGCGTGATTCGCGAGACTTTCAACGACTCCGCTTCACTACTCTGCACAGACGTCAAACTTTGTTGTTGACATTCCAATCGAAGGTCGCCACATTTCTCAGACGCTCGCGTTGTGGAAAAGTTGTTCGCGACGTGGCGTTTACTTTTTGACTTCTCACCACTTGCACAGGAGACGTTTTGTCGTGACTCGACAAACACGTTTGCGAAATTCGGTTTCGCGTTGTGCTACCAACCTTAGCCATTGTCGCTTTGCCATGACGCGGTCATTACGACCAGCCGACCGCGAAGTTCCGGCGTCCCCAACGGGACGCCCCATTCACGTTTCATTACCCACCGCGAGCGATGGCGCTTAAGACAATCAGACTGGAGTGGACGAAGGACGCGTCCGCTTTGGGGCAGCCTCACTGGATGACGAGGTTGTTGATTCCTGGAAGACGGCACCGAAAGGGATTGCCGGCAAGTCAGACCCCGGATTTGCGACAGGGAAAGTAACTTCCAATTTTGTCATTGATAATCTGTCGTCCGGATTTCGGCTCAGGATGAGCCGTCCCGGAAGGCAAAATGACAAAAACTGGGCCGACCCTCATGGAAGAGGGAAGGCCTTTTTTTATGCGCCGACGCCGCTCAAGAAACCCTCCCTAAAAAGAGGGCGTGCAGTTCCCAAAGTCACCCTCCTGGCAGGAGGGTCGAGCGCAGCGAGGGGAGGTCGAGCGGCGAATCGCCGCGTTCACTTCACTCTTGATGGGGCGCCCCCAAGCAACAAAGCAAACCCTCGCTTCGCTGCGTTTGACTCTCCCAGGATGGCATCACGGTCGATACATCGTTGCGTGTCAGGACTGACCTGAGTGGATGAATACGGCCAAGGGGCGTCAATTGCATCAGTGACGGAGTTGATCGTAGCGGTAGGCGCCAAGACCTTTGCAAGCCGCCGGCCCTCTCTTGCGTTTGCTTGCTGCGTAAACGCCGTCTCTCCCAGAGGGAGAGAAACTAAATGGGTTGCCAAAAACTGCAGCAAAAGATTCGACGTCCAACGGCCGTTGACCACCCTCGCCTTGGGCATCGCCCAAAGCCCGCACGCGAAAACGGCACGATGCCCAGAGATGTGAGCCGGCAGCCGGCTTCTACTCCAGCTCTTCCTTCGCTTTCGCTTCGAAATCGCCCGCGACCGCCTTCACCAACTGGTCCCAGTCGATGTAGTTGCGAATCGCGTCATTGACGCTTTCGACGCTGGCCGATTCGATCCGCTCGTCGTGTTCGGCGGCCGCTTTCATGGTGCGATCCAAGAACATCGTCTGGATCAATTCACTGGCCAACGATCCGTCGTTGGCTCGGCGGACCCGCTCGGCTTGCAAGTAGGCCGACTTGGCCTTGGCCAATTCGTCTTCCGTCACGCCGTCGGTGCGCAAGCGTTCGATCTCTTCCTGCATCACTTCCATCAAACGGTCTTTGTTTTCCGGATTCGTGATCGCGTAGATCGTCAAATCAACCCGGTCGTCTTTGGCCCGGGCGCTCAAGCCGCTTCGCACCGTGTACGACAGGCCTTCTTGTTGCCGGACGCGATCGGCCAGGCGGCTACTGAGTCCCCCACCGCCCAGGATGAAGTTGCCCAGCACCAGTGGCGCGTAGGCCGAGTCGGTGTCGGCCAGATCCATCTGCAGCGACGAGTAGAAGAACGCATTGGCCTTGTCCGGCGTGTTGATCGTCGCAAGTGATCCTTCCGCGTCGGAGTTGGCCGGGCGATCGACGCGGACGTACGGAACGTCGGATTCCCAGCCGGCAAGCATGCCGTGGACCTGTGACTTCACTTCATCGACATCGAAATCGCCCACGACGGACAGCTCGCCGACGTTTCCACCGACCAGCTCGTTGAACAGCGACTGGACCTGCTGGATCGTCACGGACTGATACATCTCGATTTCTTCGTCCAACGTTTGCACGTATCGAATGTCACCTTTGCCGTAGGGCGAAACCGCCCGCTTGACCGCTCGGGCAGCCACCGCAGTCGGCTCGCTGGCGCTCTGCTGCAATCCGGTGACGACCTGGCGCTTGATCACCTCCAGTTCTTCGCCGCTGAGCCGCGGATGACGCAGGACATCGCCAATCAGTGCGATCACATCGGTCAGGTACTCACGCTTGGTCTTGAGGGACAGCTGCAGCAAGCCGGGAGTACTGTAGAGCTGCATGTCGGCACGCAGTCGTGTCAGTTCGTCTTGGAGGGCCTGGTAATCGAGCGATTCGGTGCCGCGGGCCATCAAGATGCCGAGCAATTCGACCGCGCCCAGGCGATCGATCATCGTTTCGGCGGTTCCGAAACGAAGCGTCAGGTACAAGGAAACCGATCCCCCGCGCGTCTGCTTGGGCAACAGGGCGTATTGGATTCCATTGTCGAGCGTTCCACGCAGCGTCCGCTCTTCGATCTTCATGGGGTCGGGATCGAATTGCTCGCCAGCCTGAATCACTTCGCGGCCCTTGTAGTCCTTCAGCTTGGCCAGCAGATCGGGCGACTCGGGGATTTGAACACGTTGGGCGTCATCACTGGGGATGAATAGCCCCACCGTGCGATTGTTTCGGACCAGGTACTTCTGGGCGGCCGCTTGGACCTTTTCCGCATTGAGCTGTTCAACGATGTCGCGGAACAGAAAGTACAGCCGCCAGTCGCCTTGTGCGGCCCATTCGCTGAGCGAGACGGCCAGTTTGTCGGTATTGGCCGCTTCGAGTTCGCGTTGTTTGAGAATTTGCTGCTTGGCGCGTTCGACCTCTTGTTCGGTGATCGGGTTTTCTTCGAACGAATCCTCCAAGATCGAGATCAATTGCACGCGTGCTTCTTCGATCGAGTGGTCTTCCGGGACCTCGGCGATCGCCATCAGCAATCCCGGTTCGGCAAACGCATAGGCCAACGAGTACACGTTGCTGGCGATCTTGGTTTCGACCAGGTTCTTGTAAAGTCTGCCACTGGGCTCGTCCCCCAGCACGATCGAAAGTGCTTTGACGGCGGCGAAGTCGGGGTGGCTGCCCGAGGGGATGTGATAGGCGGCTCCGGCCAGTTGCACGTCGCCGACGCGTCGCAGCACGACGGTTCGTTCGCCATCCTGGGGCGGCTCGGTGGTGTAGGTCGGGTCGATCGGGATGTCCGGCGCGATCAGCCCGCCAAAGGAATCGCCGATCATTTCGATCGCTTGGGCCGCGTCAAACTTTCCGGCAACGATCAGCAGAATGTTGTCGGGGCGATAGTACTTGCGATAAAAGCGGCGCAGGTTGACCACCGGCACGCGTTCGATGTCGCTGCGGTTGCCGATCGTCGATTGACCATAGTTGTGCCAATCGTAGGCCGCCGACTGGATCCGCTGCATCAGGACTCGAAATGGCGAGTTTTCACCACGCTCAAACTCGTTGCGAACCACCGTCATTTCGCTTTCCAAGTCTTCGCCCTTGATGAAGCTGTTCATCAATCGATCGGCTTCCAGCTCCAAGGCGAACCGCAAATTGTCTTCGCCGGCCGGCAAGGTCTCGTAGTAATTCGTGCGGTCGACCCACGTCGTGCCATTGAAGTTTGCCCCCCGTTCGGTCAGATCCTTGGGGATCGCCGGGTGCGCCGGGGTGCCCTTGAACAACATGTGCTCCAGCAGGTGCGCCATGCCGGCTTCGCCGTAGCCCTCGTGGCGGGATCCGACAAAGACCGTCATATTGACCGTCACGACTTCCTTGCTGTCGTCGGGAAACAGCAGCACTCGCACACCATTTTCGAGCTTGTATTCTGAGATGCCTTCGATTTCGGTGACTTTCATCAGTTCCTTGGGTGATTGATCACCGTCATTTTCGTTGGTTTCGGCGGACGTTTCAGCGGGCGCACTTTCTTGCCCGACTGCCGGGACAGACAGCAGGGACAGTGCGACAACACAGGACGCGGCCATGGGGCTGAGGATTCGCTTCACTTTCAAACTCCGTCTTTTCCAGTTTTCGTGGGACCGGCTTGTCGCGATCGCATTGAAGTGTCAGTGCCGGTATTGTATCGCAGGCACCGCCCGGACATAGCTGGGGCAGCATCGGGTCGCCGCGGCAACGAAACGACCGGAGGGCTCGCGGACTGTCGTTTGAGTGGGATTGGTCGAGGCAATGGTGAGCCGCTGGCCGTAAGGCCTCGGGCGGGCGCCTGGATGCCCGGCCGCTTACGCGTCGCGGCTCACAAATTCGACAGCCCGCGAGCCGTCCGGTCGCGGCTCAAAATCACCTCGCTTGGCGTCAGAGTCGCTGCCGGGCGTTCATCGACGGGGGCCGCACCCCCAAGGGAAAAAATAATGGAATCAGAATCACCGAACGATTGGATCGATGTGGCCAGTGCCGCTGATCTTTCCGCCGGCCAGGCGATGGAAGTCGTGGTCGGAGAGCACGTGATCGCCCTCTTCCGCGACGCCGATTCGCTGTACGCGCTCGACGGCTTGTGTGCCCATCAAGGCGGGCCGGTCGCCAAGGGCGAACTCTCAAAAACCGATGCCGGCAAGACCTGTGTGACCTGTCCCTGGCACGGCTGGCAATACGAATTGGCCACCGGAATCCAGACCGTCAACCGCCAGCCGCTCCAACGCACCTTCCCCATCCGCGAACGAAACGGACGCGTCGAAGTCCAGGTCTAAGCCCCCGCGCACCCCATGATGGTTCGACGTGCCGCTTGCGGCCTGCCACCACGCTCAACCGACCAAAGCGGCCTCGATCGACAGGCCGGGGCCGAAACCGAGCATCACGCAGGGCAACGATTCGGGGGCTTGCAACAGCCGCTGCAGGATAAACAGCACGGTCGGGGAGGACATGTTCCCATACTCGGCCAGAACGTTTTGCGAGACCGAGAGTTCTCCGCGGCGAAATTGCAACGCGTCGCCACAGGCCTGCAAAATCTTGGGGCCGCCGGGATGAATCGCCCAGCCGCGGATGTCGCCGATCGTCAATCGATGCTTTCCAAGCCAATCCTTCAGCCAGGGTTCCAACGTCCGCTCGATGGTCGTCGGCACGCGCGGCGAGAGCGTCATTTCAAAACCGTGATCCCCGATCCGCCAGCCCATCAGATCTTCGCTGTCGGGCAGAATGGTCGATCCGGTCGCGATCACTTTCGGGCCCCGCGAGGATGGCGCCGACGTGCAGGCGACCAGCGCGGCGGCGCCATCGGCGAACAGGGCGTTGGAAACCACACGCTCGGGGTGCCATCCGTATTGTTGATGCAGCGTACATAATTCAACGGCGCACATCAGAATCCGCATCTCGGGATTCGATGCCGCCAGCGACTCCGCGACACGAAGCCCGTTCAAGGCGCCGTGACATCCCATGAAGCCGATGTGCGTGCGGCCGACAGACGGGGCGAGCCCGCACTGCTTGATGATGGAAACGTCCAGCCCCGGGGCGTAAAACCCGGTGCAGGAAATCGTGATCAAGTGATCGATGTCACCGGCGTTGAACGAAGATCGATCCAACGCTTGCAGGACCGATTCGGAACCCAAGCGGCCGGCGTGGCGCTCGTACAGTTCCATCCGTTGTGCGGTCGTCGGGCCGCAGTCCTCGGGGCTCGACGCGGGCGGAAAGAACGTTTGTCGCACCGGTTGTGTCATGGCGGCAGGTTCGGTCGCCGCCCGAACACGAACATCCCTCGTGCCGATGTCCGCGGTTTGCGCGGCGGCTGAATCGAACCGTGGCTCGGATGATTCCAGCGCAACACTATAACGATAGCGCACCCCGGATCGCTGGTACAGCAGTGACAGCAACCGCGCTTGTTTGGCGTTGTCGCAACACAGGGTTTGTGCGATTTCCGCGGCGGAATTCTGGGAAATGCCATGAGCCGGCGTCGCCGTGCCGAGGCCGTCAATGATCATGCTCATGTTTCAATTCGATTCATCGTAGGTTGATCGGATGCCGGGTTCATCCGATCGGTTCGTCCCGTCACGACACTTCGTTTTACTTGACACGCCGGCTCGCTCCCAGGGGCAATCGCCGATCCCTTCCCCAACGGGCTGAGTAAGACGGCGGGCAAAACGATCAAATCACCAACCAGTGCGGCTGTCAGCAACAGCACGCTCATCCAGGCAAATCCCACCGTCGGCACAAAACTGCTCAACGCGAACAATCCCAGACCGCTTCCGCAAATGGCGGTCGTTTGCATCATCGCGCGGCCGCAGTGTTGATACGACGCAAGCACGGCATTCGCTCGCGTCGCC
Encoded here:
- a CDS encoding glycosyltransferase family 2 protein, giving the protein MHDPPDESPIDPPNRHGMVASDDPNGQVNDGSFWGTDYVRRMRTQLGEDACRKLAIFELPEGFLLSVVVPVFNESGTVTSVVDRLRATGLPMQIILIDDGSKDGTLEAMSTLKQDADVIVIAHEKNRGKGAAIRSGFEQASGDIVVIQDADREYDPSDFRYLLQPLIAGEADVAYGTRYGHYDRQLSPWWHQTVNGLITLLASIAIGIRLSDVETCYKMVPRKHLLKIMPDLQECRFGIEIELTARLARLGLRFTERPIRYQHRWYDEGKKIGWRDGVGALWCIVKYGVLRR
- a CDS encoding M16 family metallopeptidase; translation: MKRILSPMAASCVVALSLLSVPAVGQESAPAETSAETNENDGDQSPKELMKVTEIEGISEYKLENGVRVLLFPDDSKEVVTVNMTVFVGSRHEGYGEAGMAHLLEHMLFKGTPAHPAIPKDLTERGANFNGTTWVDRTNYYETLPAGEDNLRFALELEADRLMNSFIKGEDLESEMTVVRNEFERGENSPFRVLMQRIQSAAYDWHNYGQSTIGNRSDIERVPVVNLRRFYRKYYRPDNILLIVAGKFDAAQAIEMIGDSFGGLIAPDIPIDPTYTTEPPQDGERTVVLRRVGDVQLAGAAYHIPSGSHPDFAAVKALSIVLGDEPSGRLYKNLVETKIASNVYSLAYAFAEPGLLMAIAEVPEDHSIEEARVQLISILEDSFEENPITEQEVERAKQQILKQRELEAANTDKLAVSLSEWAAQGDWRLYFLFRDIVEQLNAEKVQAAAQKYLVRNNRTVGLFIPSDDAQRVQIPESPDLLAKLKDYKGREVIQAGEQFDPDPMKIEERTLRGTLDNGIQYALLPKQTRGGSVSLYLTLRFGTAETMIDRLGAVELLGILMARGTESLDYQALQDELTRLRADMQLYSTPGLLQLSLKTKREYLTDVIALIGDVLRHPRLSGEELEVIKRQVVTGLQQSASEPTAVAARAVKRAVSPYGKGDIRYVQTLDEEIEMYQSVTIQQVQSLFNELVGGNVGELSVVGDFDVDEVKSQVHGMLAGWESDVPYVRVDRPANSDAEGSLATINTPDKANAFFYSSLQMDLADTDSAYAPLVLGNFILGGGGLSSRLADRVRQQEGLSYTVRSGLSARAKDDRVDLTIYAITNPENKDRLMEVMQEEIERLRTDGVTEDELAKAKSAYLQAERVRRANDGSLASELIQTMFLDRTMKAAAEHDERIESASVESVNDAIRNYIDWDQLVKAVAGDFEAKAKEELE
- a CDS encoding Rieske (2Fe-2S) protein, with protein sequence MESESPNDWIDVASAADLSAGQAMEVVVGEHVIALFRDADSLYALDGLCAHQGGPVAKGELSKTDAGKTCVTCPWHGWQYELATGIQTVNRQPLQRTFPIRERNGRVEVQV
- a CDS encoding type III polyketide synthase, coding for MSMIIDGLGTATPAHGISQNSAAEIAQTLCCDNAKQARLLSLLYQRSGVRYRYSVALESSEPRFDSAAAQTADIGTRDVRVRAATEPAAMTQPVRQTFFPPASSPEDCGPTTAQRMELYERHAGRLGSESVLQALDRSSFNAGDIDHLITISCTGFYAPGLDVSIIKQCGLAPSVGRTHIGFMGCHGALNGLRVAESLAASNPEMRILMCAVELCTLHQQYGWHPERVVSNALFADGAAALVACTSAPSSRGPKVIATGSTILPDSEDLMGWRIGDHGFEMTLSPRVPTTIERTLEPWLKDWLGKHRLTIGDIRGWAIHPGGPKILQACGDALQFRRGELSVSQNVLAEYGNMSSPTVLFILQRLLQAPESLPCVMLGFGPGLSIEAALVG